The Mercurialis annua linkage group LG2, ddMerAnnu1.2, whole genome shotgun sequence genome contains a region encoding:
- the LOC126669024 gene encoding RING-H2 finger protein ATL52-like, whose amino-acid sequence MNHVSPSPYIQSSLPPPPPPLQQPASNMQMLYYGLVIIGTTAIILAIYNLIIIKWCVHQHHLDHLSGQEFLEVTTVATRRTSEQVSRNLTVSSFKYKRESSVGKDDECAVCLSAFEDGEEVKKLPGCNHLFHAVCIDMWLFSHSDCPLCRARVNSVPMFHRHIPVVGRSLANSRENVMAANIHFLPIS is encoded by the coding sequence ATGAACCATGTTAGTCCAAGTCCTTACATTCAATCATCACTACcgccaccgccgccgccgctaCAGCAGCCGGCATCCAACATGCAAATGCTATACTATGGCCTTGTGATCATAGGAACAACTGCTATAATCTTAGCCATATACAATCTTATCATCATCAAGTGGTGCGTACATCAACATCACCTAGACCACCTTTCAGGTCAGGAATTTCTGGAGGTAACAACAGTAGCGACTCGTCGGACCTCAGAGCAAGTCAGCAGAAACTTAACGGTGTCCAGTTTTAAGTACAAGAGGGAGAGTTCGGTCGGTAAAGATGATGAGTGTGCAGTTTGCTTATCGGCTTTTGAAGATGGAGAAGAGGTCAAGAAATTGCCTGGTTGCAATCATTTGTTTCATGCTGTTTGTATAGATATGTGGTTGTTTTCTCATTCTGATTGCCCTCTTTGTCGTGCTCGAGTTAATTCGGTTCCTATGTTTCATCGTCACATTCCTGTTGTTGGCCGTAGCCTGGCAAATTCTCGAGAAAATGTAATGGCTGCAAACATTCATTTCTTGCCTATTTCTTAG
- the LOC126669521 gene encoding protein BIG GRAIN 1-like C, whose product MHSNLEPSFSMDNNTQIPQRRRTPSFSSSLLDAIYRSIDESNSGNGGGGNGEEEVLASLYQETSLIKKQNSDQSVHSVSANALLAEQEKDLSSLRRAILIESWIEKQSNATSTSSESSSGGGGRRRGSVFSSSSETESSIPESSRISKQDSDEKKQKQKKPISPGGRIAHFLNSIFTSGNGKKVKMCSIGAMDDVTSTTTSERKSKSTCSSVTSFSRSCLSKTPPSRPKSSNKSKRSVRFYPVSVIVDEDSRPCGHKCIYEDDPGLMPNPVVKKFAKNYSFKRDSGKGSAKYNNNRNHHHQKKNIISDLKGFHNYESDEEEEDDDNLSCSSSDLFELDHIMGIGRYREELPVYETTSFKKNQAIANGFIL is encoded by the coding sequence ATGCATAGCAATTTAGAACCCTCTTTTTCTATGGATAATAACACACAAATTCCTCAAAGAAGACGAACTCCGTCGTTTTCGTCTTCTTTACTCGACGCCATTTATCGCTCTATCGATGAATCCAACTCCGGAAACGGCGGCGGAGGGAATGGAGAGGAGGAGGTTTTAGCTAGTTTGTATCAAGAAACTAGCTTGATCAAGAAACAGAATTCTGATCAGAGTGTTCATTCTGTTTCTGCCAATGCTTTACTTGCAGAACAAGAAAAGGATTTGTCGAGTCTTCGTCGAGCAATCTTGATCGAGAGTTGGATAGAGAAGCAAAGTAATGCAACTTCTACTTCTTCCGAGTCCAGCTCTGGAGGCGGAGGAAGACGCAGAGGTAGCGTGTTTTCGTCGTCGTCCGAGACGGAATCAAGCATTCCAGAGAGTTCAAGAATAAGTAAACAAGATTCTGATGAGAAGAAACAAAAGCAGAAAAAACCGATTTCTCCCGGCGGTCGAATTGCTCATTTCTTGAACTCTATTTTCACCTCCGGAAatggaaaaaaggtgaaaatgtgTTCAATCGGAGCTATGGATGATGTCACTTCAACTACAACTTCAGAACGTAAATCAAAATCAACCTGTTCTTCAGTAACTTCATTTTCACGTTCCTGTTTAAGCAAAACGCCGCCATCCAGACCAAAATCAAGCAATAAAAGTAAAAGATCAGTCAGATTCTATCCAGTCAGTGTAATTGTTGATGAAGATTCAAGACCTTGCGGCCATAAATGTATTTATGAAGATGATCCAGGTTTAATGCCAAATCCTGTTGTAAAAAAATTTGCCAAGAATTATTCTTTTAAACGAGATTCTGGTAAAGGATCAGCCAAGTATAATAATAACAGGAATCATCATCATCAGAAAAAGAATATTATTAGCGATTTGAAGGGCTTTCATAATTACGAAAgcgatgaagaagaagaagacgatGATAATCTGAGTTGTTCGAGTTCTGATCTTTTTGAGTTAGATCATATAATGGGAATTGGAAGGTACAGAGAAGAACTGCCTGTTTATGAGACTACaagctttaaaaaaaatcaagccaTTGCTAATGGTTTCATTCTCTAG
- the LOC126669020 gene encoding mechanosensitive ion channel protein 10-like, with translation MAEVTSKDCNINMKDITRQVPNKNDPVEALTSRNGDSAQKIENIDEEPEEKGTSFGIFMFFIILESAALLCVMGVLISSLTVEKLKKPIFWSLGIWKWCLLALSILCGRLISYLLTEATLFLIWTFWLDEKVLYFAYGVKKSVMFFIWLSLVTLAWGLLSTLGVNRSKETTEILHDVTKGLGGCLIGAALWLLKTLFVKLIGSLHATKLFQKIREAIRLRKVVLALSVLNMSMEYTGRKKSKSVSVRFTRLVRAFSIADIDDIDSEKQKGNKVSIFREKVAEIVCKMGLKKKSKEKADGVSTHTMIELINAIRGKKLIPLTYITTKKKNKDGAVAYGNNINEKMAKALRAAQEITDEAEAKIAANDLFSTLAGSEDAGYLDLETLLEFVKDEKVKDQLYGLAEDKCKKTEALMTIAENEQMVLEPEQSKAEGKQSNIEEKHIKKSVFRNWVVDIYRDHDSLNNTLKHSKTAIDELNVIASVIVLFIITVMWLIFMEFLPTKLLLFLSSQLLLVAFMFGNTVKTVFEAVIFVFVVHPFDVGDRCVIQGVQMVVDEMNILTTTFLRFDGEKIYYPNSVLSVKPISNFYRSPPMMDTLEFAIDLRTPTATIEQLQEKIKTYLEDNPRRWRHDHSVQFKEIEDVNKMKVAVFVNHTINFQNIGKKGKRRSELVLEMKRIFEELRIEYHLLPQPVHLMNYAESTASQVPFTGKQPYY, from the exons ATGGCAGAAGTAACTTCAAAAGATTGCAACATTAACATGAAGGATATCACCCGACAAGTACCAAACAAGAATGATCCAGTTGAAGCTCTCACCTCAAGAAATGGAGATTCAGCTCAAAAGATTGAAAATATCGATGAAGAACCCGAAGAAAAAGGTACAAGTTTCGGAATATTCATGTTCTTCATCATTCTTGAGTCAGCTGCATTATTATGTGTAATGGGTGTTTTAATTTCTAGCTTAACAGTGGAAAAACTGAAAAAACCTATATTTTGGAGTCTTGGTATTTGGAAATGGTGTTTATTAGCATTATCTATACTCTGCGGAAGATTAATTTCGTATCTTTTAACTGAAGCTACACTCTTCTTGATTTGGACTTTCTGGCTTGATGAGAAAGTTCTTTACTTTGCTTATGGAGTCAAAAAAAGTGTTATGTTTTTTATCTGGTTAAGTTTAGTAACCCTAGCTTGGGGTTTATTGTCTACACTCGGAGTTAACCGGAGCAAAGAGACAACCGAGATTCTCCACGATGTAACCAAGGGTCTCGGCGGTTGTCTCATCGGAGCCGCCTTATGGCTGTTGAAAACTCTGTTTGTTAAGCTAATTGGTTCTTTACATGCTACTAAGTTGTTCCAGAAGATTAGGGAGGCGATTCGCCTTCGAAAAGTTGTTCTTGCGCTTTCTGTTTTGAACATGTCGATGGAGTATACGGGTAGAAAGAAGTCGAAAAGTGTTTCAGTTAGGTTTACGAGGCTTGTTCGAGCGTTTTCGATTGCGGATATTGATGATATTGATTCGGAGAAGCAGAAGGGGAACAAGGTTTCGATTTTTCGAGAGAAAGTTGCGGAAATTGTATGCAAGATGGGGTTAAAGAAGAAGAGTAAAGAAAAAGCTGATGGGGTTTCGACTCATACTATGATCGAGTTGATCAATGCGATTCGGGGTAAGAAATTGATCCCTCTTACTTATATCACCACCAAGAAGAAGAATAAAGATGGGGCAGTTGCTTATGGAAACAACATTAATGAGAAGATGGCTAAAGCACTCAGAGCTGCTCAAGAGATTACTGATGAGGCAGAAGCAAAGATTGCTGCTAATGATTTGTTCAGTACACTTGCAGGGTCTGAAGATGCCGG GTATTTGGATTTGGAAACACTATTAGAGTTTGTGAAAGATGAGAAAGTGAAGGATCAGTTATATGGTTTAGCAGAAGACAAATGCAAAAAAACTGAAGCTTTAATGACTATTGCAGAAAATGAACAAATGGTTTTAGAGCCAGAACAGAGCAAAGCAGAAGGAAAACAGAGCAATATAGAGGAAAAACATATCAAGAAATCAGTTTTTAGGAACTGGGTG GTTGACATATATAGGGACCATGACTCACTGAACAACACATTAAAGCATAGCAAAACAGCAATAGACGAACTGAATGTGATTGCTTCAGTGATTGTGCTGTTTATAATCACCGTAATGTGGTTAATTTTCATGGAATTTCTGCCCACAAAGTTACTTCTGTTTCTATCCTCGCAACTTCTGCTGGTGGCTTTCATGTTTGGTAACACAGTCAAGACTGTTTTTGAGGCTGTCATTTTCGTGTTTGTGGTACACCCTTTTGACGTCGGCGATCGTTGTGTTATCCAGGGTGTTCAG ATGGTGGTGGATGAGATGAACATATTGACTACAACTTTCTTGAGATTCGATGGTGAAAAAATATACTATCCCAATTCAGTTCTATCAGTCAAACCCATCAGCAACTTCTACAGAAGTCCACCGATGATGGACACACTAGAATTTGCAATTGATCTGCGTACTCCGACAGCAACCATCGAACAGCTGCAAGAGAAAATAAAAAC GTATTTGGAAGATAATCCGAGGCGGTGGCGACATGATCACAGTGTGCAATTCAAGGAGATTGAAGATgtgaataaaatgaaagttgCAGTGTTTGTGAATCATACCATAAACTTTCAGAACATTGGTAAGAAAGGTAAAAGAAGATCCGAGCTTGTTCTTGAAATGAAGAGAATTTTCGAGGAGCTTAGGATTGAATATCATTTGCTGCCTCAACCAGTTCATCTGATGAATTATGCTGAATCCACAGCTTCTCAGGTTCCATTTACAGGAAAGCAACCTTACTACTGA
- the LOC126669023 gene encoding vacuolar protein sorting-associated protein 2 homolog 1, translating to MSFLFGKRKTPAELLRENKRMLDKSIREIERERQGLQNQEKKLIAEIKKSAKQGQMGAVKVMAKDLIRTRHQVEKFYKLKSQLQGVSLRIQTLKSTQAMGEAMKGVTKAMGQMNRQMNLPSLQKIMQEFERQNEKMEMVTEVMGDAIDDALEGDEEEEETEELVSQVLDEIGININQELVNAPSSTVAAPAAKGKVAQVETMGNDDGGIDSELQARLDNLRKM from the exons ATGAGTTTCCTCTTCGGCAAGCGAAAAACGCCCGCAG AGCTTCTGAGGGAAAATAAAAGGATGCTGGATAAATCGATTCGAGAGATAGAGAGGGAGAGGCAAGGGTTACAGAATcaagaaaagaaattaattgCTGAGATTAAGAAGTCTGCTAAGCAAGGCCAGATG GGAGCTGTAAAAGTAATGGCGAAGGACCTTATTAGAACGAGACATCAGGTTGAGAAGTTCTATAAGCTTAAGTCACAGCTCCAGGGTGTTTCTCTTAGAATTCAG ACGTTGAAATCAACACAAGCAATGGGTGAGGCCATGAAAGGTGTGACAAAGGCAATGGGCCAGATGAATAGGCAAATGAACTTACCGTCACTACAGAAAATTATGCAAGAGTTTGAGAGGCAAAATGAGAAGATGGAAATGGTTACCGAGGTCATGGGAGACGCTATCGATGATGCTTTGGAAGGAgatgaagaagaggaagaaacaGAAGAGCTAGTAAGTCAGGTTCTTGATGAAATCGGTATCAACATCAATCAAgag CTTGTGAATGCACCATCATCTACAGTAGCTGCACCAGCTGCAAAGGGTAAGGTTGCGCAAGTGGAAACAATGGGGAACGATGACGGTGGGATAGATAGCGAGTTGCAGGCAAGGTTAGACAATCTACGAAAGATGTAA